The following coding sequences lie in one Thermosulfuriphilus ammonigenes genomic window:
- the rpmI gene encoding 50S ribosomal protein L35 has product MAKNKIKTKRAAAKRFKVSGTGKIIHFRAGKSHLLRKKNRKRKRRLLRDAVVDKSHERSIQVLIPYKF; this is encoded by the coding sequence ATGGCCAAGAATAAGATCAAGACCAAACGAGCCGCAGCCAAACGATTTAAGGTCTCTGGGACAGGCAAGATTATTCACTTCCGGGCCGGCAAGAGTCATCTCTTGCGCAAGAAAAACCGCAAACGCAAGAGGCGTTTGTTAAGGGATGCCGTGGTAGACAAAAGCCACGAGCGTTCCATCCAGGTACTTATTCCCTATAAATTTTAG
- the infC gene encoding translation initiation factor IF-3, with translation MAVETKRYRINQQIRAREVRLIGADGKQIGIVPLSEALEIAREQDLDLVEIAPQAQPPVCRIMDYGKFLYQQNKKAQEAKKKQTTVQVKEIKVRPKTDEHDLAVKIKHIRRFLEEKNKVKVRLWFRGREIVHIDRGRDVLNRIVEAVSDIGRVEQAPKMEGRQMIMILGPTKEQKG, from the coding sequence GTGGCAGTAGAGACCAAACGTTATCGAATTAATCAGCAAATACGGGCCCGAGAGGTCCGGCTTATCGGCGCCGATGGCAAACAAATAGGGATTGTTCCTTTATCTGAAGCCTTGGAGATAGCCCGGGAACAAGACCTTGATCTGGTAGAGATAGCCCCCCAGGCTCAGCCGCCGGTTTGCCGGATTATGGATTATGGTAAGTTCCTTTACCAACAGAACAAAAAGGCCCAAGAGGCCAAAAAGAAGCAGACAACCGTTCAGGTCAAGGAGATTAAAGTTCGTCCCAAAACAGATGAACACGACTTGGCTGTCAAGATCAAACACATCCGGCGCTTCCTGGAAGAAAAGAACAAAGTCAAGGTGAGACTTTGGTTTCGGGGCCGGGAGATCGTCCATATTGATCGGGGACGGGATGTTCTTAATCGGATTGTGGAGGCGGTCTCGGATATCGGTCGGGTAGAACAGGCCCCGAAGATGGAAGGCCGCCAGATGATTATGATCCTTGGGCCGACAAAAGAGCAGAAGGGGTGA
- the thrS gene encoding threonine--tRNA ligase: protein MTSEKLIEISLPTGEKVAVESGITVAEALKRLTGGDHTPVAARLDGRLVDLSCRITESAVIEPIFPEDPLATEILRHSCAHVMAQAVKELFPEAKVAIGPATEQGFYYDFDYHRAFTPEDLKAIEARMKKIIKQRLPFIREELPREEAIDLFQSLGEDYKIEILKEIPEERVSIYRQGNFVDLCRGPHLPHTGWIKAFKLLSCAGAYWRGDERNKMLWRIYGTAFFSKEDLKKFLDWLEEAKRRDHRRLGKDLDLFSIQEEVGPGLILWHPKGAMIRKVIEDYWREEHLRHGYSFLITPHIARRDLWRISGHLDFYAENMFAPMKIDEVEYQLKPMNCPFHILIYKSRRRSYRELPLRWCELGTVYRYERSGVLHGLMRVRGFTQDDAHIFCRPDQLEREIFALLDLTVHMLSVFGFDRYDIYLSTRPEKYVGTEENWERATAALKGALEAKGLAYEIDPGEGVFYGPKIDIKIKDVLDRSWQCSTIQVDFNLPERFDVSYMGEDGRLHRPIMIHRALLGSLERFLGVLLEHYAGAFPLWLAPIQVVVITVADRHIPYAESVWLKLNAAGLRVEKDFRNETLRYKIREAQMQKIPYMVIIGDKEVEEASVSLRTRGGKQTPALSLEGLIERLQEEVAAKRAAA from the coding sequence ATGACCTCTGAAAAATTAATTGAAATTTCCTTACCCACCGGAGAGAAGGTGGCTGTGGAGTCAGGAATCACTGTAGCGGAGGCCCTAAAGAGGCTGACAGGGGGAGACCACACTCCGGTGGCTGCCCGTCTTGACGGACGACTGGTAGATTTATCCTGCCGCATAACGGAGTCGGCGGTCATCGAGCCCATATTCCCCGAAGATCCCCTGGCCACGGAGATTTTGAGACACTCCTGTGCCCACGTGATGGCCCAGGCGGTTAAAGAACTCTTTCCAGAGGCCAAGGTGGCTATCGGTCCGGCCACCGAGCAGGGATTCTACTACGATTTTGACTATCACCGGGCCTTCACTCCCGAAGACCTTAAGGCCATCGAGGCCCGGATGAAAAAGATCATCAAACAGCGTCTGCCCTTTATAAGGGAAGAGCTCCCCCGTGAAGAGGCCATAGACCTTTTCCAGTCTTTGGGGGAGGACTACAAGATAGAAATCCTGAAAGAAATCCCGGAGGAAAGGGTATCTATATACCGGCAGGGCAATTTTGTTGACCTTTGTCGGGGCCCCCACCTCCCCCATACCGGCTGGATTAAGGCCTTCAAACTTCTCTCCTGTGCTGGGGCCTACTGGCGAGGCGATGAACGTAACAAGATGCTCTGGCGCATCTACGGTACGGCCTTCTTCTCCAAAGAGGATCTAAAGAAATTTCTTGATTGGCTGGAAGAAGCCAAACGGCGGGATCATCGTCGCCTGGGCAAGGATCTTGATCTCTTCTCTATTCAAGAAGAGGTTGGCCCGGGGCTCATTCTCTGGCATCCAAAGGGGGCCATGATCCGTAAGGTCATTGAAGATTACTGGCGTGAGGAACACCTTCGTCACGGCTACTCTTTCCTCATCACTCCTCATATTGCCCGCCGGGATCTATGGCGTATTTCCGGCCACCTGGATTTTTATGCTGAGAACATGTTTGCCCCCATGAAAATCGACGAAGTCGAATATCAACTCAAACCTATGAATTGTCCTTTCCATATTCTCATCTACAAAAGCCGACGACGTAGCTACCGGGAGCTTCCTCTTCGCTGGTGTGAGCTGGGAACAGTCTATCGCTATGAAAGAAGCGGTGTGCTTCACGGCCTTATGCGAGTAAGGGGTTTTACCCAGGATGACGCCCACATCTTCTGTCGGCCCGACCAACTGGAAAGAGAGATCTTTGCCCTTCTTGACTTAACTGTTCATATGCTCTCTGTCTTTGGTTTTGACCGCTACGATATCTATCTATCAACCAGACCAGAAAAGTACGTAGGCACCGAAGAGAACTGGGAACGGGCCACAGCGGCTTTAAAGGGAGCTCTTGAGGCCAAGGGGTTAGCTTACGAAATAGATCCCGGAGAAGGGGTCTTCTATGGCCCCAAAATAGATATCAAGATCAAAGACGTGCTTGATCGTTCCTGGCAGTGCTCAACTATCCAGGTGGACTTCAATCTTCCTGAAAGATTTGATGTTTCCTACATGGGAGAAGATGGCCGATTACACCGACCCATCATGATCCATCGGGCCCTCCTGGGGTCGCTGGAGCGCTTTTTGGGGGTTCTTCTGGAACACTATGCCGGGGCCTTTCCCCTTTGGTTGGCCCCGATTCAGGTGGTGGTCATAACTGTGGCCGACAGGCATATTCCCTATGCTGAATCGGTTTGGCTTAAACTTAATGCCGCCGGTCTCCGAGTAGAAAAGGACTTCCGCAACGAGACTTTGCGGTATAAAATCCGCGAGGCCCAAATGCAAAAGATTCCTTACATGGTAATCATTGGTGATAAAGAGGTCGAAGAAGCCTCTGTAAGCTTGAGAACCAGAGGCGGTAAGCAGACTCCGGCCCTGAGTTTGGAGGGCCTCATTGAACGGCTTCAAGAAGAAGTAGCCGCTAAGAGAGCGGCCGCTTAA